GATGATCGGTGCCCCGGATTCGAGAGCCTTAAGACCGGCATCGATCGGATTATTTTTAAAGGCCATCAGATCGGCCATGATGAAATCCCCGACCGCGATTGCGCATCTCTGGCGTATCCTGTCCTCAGGCGTTTCGTCTCCAACTACCATCCTTGCAAGGCCCCTGCTCGTCGACGAGATCTGGTAGCCTTCTTTTGTGTCCGCTCCCGGATCAATATACGTATTTCCTGTCATAACCCCTCGGAGTAATCATAATATCTTTACCGCATACATCCTGTATACGGGTTTCTTCACCGCCGATGATCACTATAGAACTCATGTCCACAAAGCTGTCGTCGTCGAAGAGCGATTTCAGCGTGAAAAATCTTTTATCCTCGTTCTCCCTGTATGCATTTTTGACAACGGCAACAGGCGTCTCTTCTTTTTTATATTTCAGGGCGATCGATAAGGCCAGAGAAAGATTAGCGGGCCTTCCTCTGCTTTTCGGGTTGTAGAGCGCAACCGGAATTCCCATCTGAAATGCGAGGTCAAGCCTCTTTTCAATAATCTCCAGCGGAGTCAGGAGATCGGAGAGGGATATCGTGACATAGTCCCCCGAGAGTGGGGATCCGGCAAGAGAAGCTGCTGCAGTCGCGGCAGTAACACCGGGTACGACCTCGTAGTCGATACACGAATCCTCGTGAGCGATTACCTCAAGGACGATGCTTGCCATACCATAGATTCCGGGATCGCCCCCGCTGACCATACAGACTTTCCTTGTTTCTGCAAGCTCGACGCATCTCTTTGCCCGGTCTACCTCTTTGCCCATCGAGCTTCGAATAACTTCCTTGCCTTCGATGTATTCCGGGATATGATCAAGGTAAAAGTCGTTCCCGATAATAATATCAGATTCCCTGATCGCTTCTATTGCCCTTCCGGTAAGCTGTGTGTTCTTACCCGGGCCTGTTCCGACAATGAATAATTTTCCTTTGTTATCGTTACCTGATGACTGCAACTGTTACTCCTCCGTATTTTCGTTTGTTCATTATGATCTCCTTTCTCTTCGACAATGCAAGAGCCGCAGGTTCAGCAACCCCGGGAAGGCCGAGTTTGTCCTGTGCTCTTGACGGCGATTCGGGATTCTGTTCTTTCAGTGTTTCATCGTCCAGGAAGATCAGGTTTCCGTTAATCTCCCCGATCGCATCGATCAGGCCCTTTTCGTTCTTCTTGAGGCATGTCGTTGCATATGCCAGAACCTCTTCTCTCCCGATTCCTGCATCGGACAATGCGGAGTCGATCGCCCGGAGGACTTC
Above is a window of Methanolacinia paynteri DNA encoding:
- the cobJ gene encoding precorrin-3B C(17)-methyltransferase translates to MQSSGNDNKGKLFIVGTGPGKNTQLTGRAIEAIRESDIIIGNDFYLDHIPEYIEGKEVIRSSMGKEVDRAKRCVELAETRKVCMVSGGDPGIYGMASIVLEVIAHEDSCIDYEVVPGVTAATAAASLAGSPLSGDYVTISLSDLLTPLEIIEKRLDLAFQMGIPVALYNPKSRGRPANLSLALSIALKYKKEETPVAVVKNAYRENEDKRFFTLKSLFDDDSFVDMSSIVIIGGEETRIQDVCGKDIMITPRGYDRKYVY